From a single Alkalihalophilus pseudofirmus genomic region:
- a CDS encoding sucrose-specific PTS transporter subunit IIBC has product MDTKKVAHELVDLLGGADNVVSATHCATRLRIVLNDDDKPDKSQIEELDGVKGVFKASGQYQVIFGTGLVNKVYAEFAELTGLGTKDTDGGEKQVDHADAAKKKMNPLARIARTLSNIFVPIIPAIVASGLLMGLLGMLQAFELVPPDSPWILFLDMFSSAAFIILPILIGFSAAKEFGANPYLGAVLGGIMTHPALLNPWTLADAEPETIQFLGMNVDLLGYQGTVIPILLVVYIMSKIERGVRKVVPNAIDLLVTPFVTVIVTGFIAMLFVGPLGTMIGNGLTWGLDYIYNTAGIFAGLLFGGLYSTIVITGVHHSFHAIEAALIADFGMNFLLPIWAMANVAQGGAGLAVFFLTKNPKVKEIAIPASFSAFLGITEPVIFGVNLRFMRPFIGAAIGGALGGAYVVFTNVVTNAYGLTGIPMFAIAAPFGTANIINYAIGILIAAGGAFVATLLLGLKEDAEKKK; this is encoded by the coding sequence ATGGATACGAAAAAAGTAGCCCATGAGCTTGTCGATCTGCTTGGCGGAGCTGACAACGTTGTAAGTGCCACACATTGTGCAACTCGTCTGCGAATTGTGCTAAATGATGATGACAAGCCGGATAAAAGTCAAATTGAAGAGTTAGACGGGGTAAAAGGAGTATTTAAAGCATCTGGTCAATACCAAGTCATTTTTGGAACGGGTCTTGTTAATAAGGTGTACGCCGAGTTTGCTGAATTAACAGGACTAGGCACAAAAGATACAGACGGGGGAGAAAAGCAAGTAGATCACGCAGATGCTGCTAAAAAGAAGATGAATCCCCTCGCTCGGATAGCGAGAACGCTCTCTAACATTTTCGTACCAATCATTCCGGCGATTGTAGCGAGTGGTCTTTTAATGGGTTTATTAGGGATGCTTCAGGCCTTCGAACTTGTTCCGCCTGACAGTCCATGGATTCTATTTTTAGATATGTTCTCAAGTGCCGCATTTATTATTTTACCGATTTTAATTGGTTTTAGTGCTGCCAAAGAATTTGGTGCCAATCCATATTTAGGGGCAGTACTTGGTGGAATCATGACGCACCCGGCTCTGTTAAATCCTTGGACATTAGCCGATGCTGAACCGGAAACGATTCAATTTCTTGGAATGAATGTCGATCTTCTAGGGTATCAAGGTACGGTTATTCCGATATTATTAGTCGTTTATATTATGAGTAAAATTGAGCGCGGTGTACGTAAAGTCGTGCCAAATGCAATTGATTTACTCGTCACACCGTTTGTGACAGTCATTGTAACTGGTTTTATTGCGATGCTTTTCGTTGGGCCGCTTGGGACGATGATTGGAAATGGTCTAACGTGGGGTCTTGATTATATTTATAACACAGCAGGCATTTTTGCAGGTCTCCTGTTTGGAGGACTTTACTCAACGATTGTTATTACAGGAGTTCATCACAGCTTCCACGCAATTGAAGCAGCTCTGATTGCTGACTTTGGCATGAACTTCTTACTGCCAATCTGGGCAATGGCAAACGTAGCCCAAGGTGGAGCGGGTCTTGCAGTATTCTTCCTGACAAAGAACCCTAAAGTGAAAGAAATTGCGATCCCTGCATCATTCTCTGCATTCCTAGGTATTACCGAACCAGTAATCTTTGGTGTAAACTTACGCTTTATGCGTCCGTTTATCGGAGCTGCTATCGGTGGCGCTCTAGGAGGGGCATACGTTGTATTTACTAATGTTGTAACGAATGCATATGGATTAACAGGAATTCCAATGTTCGCGATTGCGGCACCTTTTGGAACAGCGAATATTATTAATTATGCAATTGGTATTTTAATCGCTGCAGGTGGTGCTTTTGTAGCTACGTTATTACTTGGTTTAAAAGAAGATGCTGAGAAGAAAAAATAA
- a CDS encoding SDR family oxidoreductase yields MKKQVVAITGASSGLGAALAKLYGLKGAHVCLLGRSKEKLESSFNGQEGSYSSHALNIVNKEEVASVFHQLSEEFGEVDMLINNAGAGYFGPAEDLGKEELDTMLDVNVKGTIYPTQAVLPQMKKRNKGTIVNIVSTAGLVGKANESGYVASKFAVRGFTESLQAELSDTMIRISGIYMGGMDTPFWDGIFSDEKRKMLMQPKDVAEIIVHNLDERTNLSVDEVIIRNKKPKK; encoded by the coding sequence ATGAAAAAGCAGGTAGTAGCTATTACAGGAGCAAGCAGCGGATTAGGTGCAGCTCTTGCAAAACTTTATGGACTAAAGGGAGCACATGTCTGTTTGCTTGGAAGGTCGAAAGAAAAGCTAGAGTCTTCTTTTAACGGCCAAGAAGGAAGTTATTCATCTCACGCGCTTAATATTGTGAACAAAGAAGAGGTAGCTTCCGTTTTTCATCAGCTGAGTGAAGAGTTTGGCGAAGTGGATATGCTGATTAATAATGCAGGTGCAGGGTATTTTGGCCCCGCAGAAGATCTAGGCAAAGAAGAGCTTGATACGATGCTTGATGTAAATGTAAAAGGAACAATCTACCCAACACAAGCGGTCCTTCCTCAAATGAAAAAACGTAACAAAGGAACGATTGTTAATATTGTATCGACTGCAGGGCTTGTAGGAAAAGCGAATGAATCGGGCTATGTGGCAAGTAAGTTTGCTGTTCGTGGATTTACTGAGAGTTTGCAGGCTGAACTCAGTGACACAATGATTCGAATCAGCGGTATTTATATGGGCGGCATGGATACTCCGTTTTGGGATGGCATATTCTCAGATGAAAAGCGTAAAATGTTAATGCAGCCAAAGGATGTGGCAGAAATTATTGTTCACAATCTTGATGAGCGAACGAACCTTTCCGTTGATGAGGTCATCATTCGAAATAAAAAGCCAAAAAAGTAA
- a CDS encoding YjiH family protein, giving the protein MDSSNQAERKKRFTAKHYLAFILPSLIGILLFMTPIVIDGDITIPVAFLAGIVEGAFADVLPLAMTILLVLSVIMTVFVVAAKPAFAKKSELVEALFDVGWTWTIIRVFGVLFAVLTLMEWGPEFIWSEDTGGLLLFELIPILFSVFLFAGFFLPLLMNFGLMELVGSILNRIMRPLFTLPGRSSIDCMASWMGDGTIGVLLTNKQYEDGYYTKREAAVIGTTFSVVSITFSIVILSYMNLEHLFLPYYGTIVLAGFVAAIILPRIPPLSRKADTYITDKKYDAKEERQSIGASFKSGLRQALERATTNNGFAANVKGGMKNVLDMWLGVIPVVMALGTAALVVAEYTPVFEWLGAPFIPLLQIMQVPEAAAAAQTMVIGFADMFLPAIIGSGIENEMTRFIIACVSVTQLIYMSEIGGLLLASKLPVSFTDLVIIFIERTLITLPVVVLMAHLIF; this is encoded by the coding sequence ATGGATTCATCTAATCAAGCAGAAAGAAAGAAGCGATTTACCGCTAAACATTATTTAGCATTCATCCTTCCTTCTTTGATTGGTATTTTATTATTTATGACGCCGATTGTTATAGACGGGGATATTACGATTCCTGTAGCCTTTTTGGCAGGTATTGTAGAGGGAGCATTTGCTGATGTACTTCCGTTAGCAATGACGATTCTTCTTGTCCTCTCGGTGATTATGACAGTATTTGTTGTAGCAGCAAAGCCTGCCTTTGCGAAAAAAAGCGAGCTGGTCGAAGCCTTATTTGATGTAGGTTGGACGTGGACAATTATTCGAGTGTTTGGAGTGTTGTTTGCTGTTTTAACATTGATGGAGTGGGGGCCAGAGTTTATTTGGTCAGAAGACACGGGTGGTCTTTTACTGTTTGAACTAATCCCTATTTTATTTTCTGTATTTTTATTTGCTGGGTTCTTCTTACCTCTATTAATGAACTTTGGTTTAATGGAGCTTGTTGGATCCATTTTAAACCGTATCATGCGTCCATTATTTACTCTGCCGGGCCGCTCATCGATTGATTGTATGGCTTCTTGGATGGGTGATGGAACGATCGGGGTTCTGCTTACGAATAAACAATATGAAGATGGCTATTATACAAAACGTGAGGCAGCTGTTATTGGGACCACCTTCTCTGTCGTTTCGATTACGTTTAGTATCGTCATTTTGTCTTATATGAACTTGGAGCACTTATTCTTGCCGTATTACGGCACGATCGTATTAGCAGGGTTTGTAGCAGCGATTATTTTGCCGCGTATCCCTCCTTTGTCTAGAAAAGCAGATACGTATATTACAGATAAGAAATACGATGCAAAGGAAGAACGTCAAAGCATCGGAGCTTCCTTTAAGTCAGGGCTTCGTCAAGCGTTAGAGCGAGCGACAACGAATAACGGCTTCGCTGCAAATGTCAAAGGCGGCATGAAAAATGTTCTTGATATGTGGCTTGGAGTGATACCTGTAGTAATGGCTCTTGGTACAGCGGCACTTGTTGTTGCTGAATATACGCCTGTATTTGAGTGGTTAGGTGCACCATTTATTCCACTTCTTCAAATCATGCAGGTACCAGAAGCTGCAGCAGCTGCTCAAACAATGGTAATTGGATTTGCAGATATGTTCTTGCCGGCAATTATCGGCAGCGGCATTGAAAATGAAATGACGCGTTTCATTATCGCCTGCGTATCTGTTACTCAATTAATTTATATGTCTGAAATTGGCGGACTGCTTCTAGCATCTAAGCTGCCAGTATCGTTTACAGATCTAGTGATTATCTTTATTGAGCGTACGCTAATCACACTGCCGGTTGTTGTTTTAATGGCTCACTTGATTTTTTAA